The DNA segment AAAACCGGTGACACCGGTGACAGGTGGTGACGGAGCCGGCAGCTCCTCTTCCAGGAGGCCTCGACCGCGCGCCGGCGGAGCCGGAGCACCCGGCGCCGCTGGCCGCCCACCCGGGCGACGACACTGGGCGCCCCGGGGGGGAAGGAACGATAAAAGCCCTCTCTCCCGCCCGTCCCGCCCCGACTCCGCGCCCGCGGCTGCCGGCCAGCCCCCCCTCTCGGCGTCAGGCGCACCTCCAGGACCATGGCCGGCGCTCGCCATGCTTCTGTTCCTGCTTTCGCTGGGGGGGATCCCGTTCGTGGCGGACTTCTGGGCCGAGCTCTACGTCTTCCGGGCGGCGGCTCAGGTGGGGCTCTACTGGCTCGTGGCGCTGGGGGCGGTGCTCACCGTGGCGGCGCTCTTCTACTACCTGATCATCGCCCGGCGGATGTACATCGAGGGGCCGGCGCGCCCCGGGCCGATTCCCGTCGCCCCGGCTCTGGGCCTCTCAGTCCTCCTCTGCGCCCTCGGCGTCGTGGCCCTGGGGGTCTACCCGAAGCCGCTGGTGCTAGCCGCCCTCCGCATCGCCTCGGGGCTCTGCTAACAGTAGCTCCCCGGCACTGCGCGATAGTGTTCGCTCACGCAGAAGGTGAGAAGAACTGGAGGTCTCTCATCGGGTAGTGCCGTCGGTTCAGAGTCCACAGGGGAACTTCCTGAACCGATGCCGTCGCGGCAATCAGTGCATCGCCCAGCTCGACGCCATGAGACCGGGAATACAAATGCAGATAGTAGCCGGCTTTCTTCCCGATGTCCGCGGAGACGACAAGAGTCTCGAGCACCAGGAACAGATTGTCCAGCTGCCGTTCCTCTCCCTTTCTCGCGCCGGCAAAGATCTCGGCGACGGAAACCGGCGTCCAGCTCAGGATATGCCCGTCTCCAAGGAGACCAGGGATGAGCCGGGCAATGGGAACGGTGCCGCGGAGCCAGGCGATGATGACGTCCGAGTCGAGAAGAATCTCAGCCAGGCCTGAGTCTCGCTAAGCGCGTGCCACGGCGTAACCGCCGGACGATTCCGCCGACCTCTTTGAGGTCTCTCCTGTGCGCCCAGATCCCCGACAGTTGCCGGGCCAGCGCGATCTTGTCGATCCCTTTTCTGGCCATGTATTTCTCCCGAACGCTCTCGCGCACGAGTTCTGACACCGTCTTGCCGCGCTGACGACTCAGGGCCGCGAGTGTGCGAGCCATCTCCTCGTCTAAGTACAACTGCGTTCGTTTCACGTTTACGATGTATAGTATACATCGTTAGCGTCGGCAAGAGGTATTCCATGCGTTGCAGGGAGATCGCTCGCTTCGAGGGGCGTCGGCGCGCGAGGAGCTCGCCGGGGCGGAGGAGATCCGATCAGGAGTGCCCAGTAAGGAAGCGCCCGCAAGCCTCGCTATTTGGGGCGTGGGCAGACCTCGTGCGGCGGGCCTTCGAGCTTCTCCGCGCCCGCGGAGCGTCACAGCCTGCCTACCCGGCCTGCTTGTGGGCGAACTCGATGATCCGCTCGATCGCCCGCCGGGAGGCGGACGAGCCCGGATTCTTGCGGATGAACGCCTGGCCCTCGCCCTCGAGCGCGTCACCAACGCCGGGACGATTCGCCTGAAGAAGCGCCTGCTGTTCATTGCCAACTCGCTCAAGCAACACCCCGTCGGGCTCAGCGCCGCACCCTGCGTTGCGCGGCACCCAACAGGTCGTCCACCAACATTTCGTCGAGGTCCAGTCTCTCTCGGCGCCCGAATCGCGGGACCGGACACGCCCGTGGGTCAGGCCCTGGGCCAGCACGGCGTCAACCAGTCTCTCGGCGTCTGAATCGCGGGGCCGGCCACCGCCGTCTTCCGCCCGTCCGCCCCCTTCACGCTCGGTAGACTTCTCAATTCGGGCCAAGCGCTGGAAGAAGGTAGACCACCCGCAGGCCGAAGAGAAGAAGGACCGCAAGTCCGAGCGTCAGTACGACCAGGACTGCGGTGCCCGGCATATCCGCTGTATCCTCCTATGCCACATGAAGCTGCCGCTCAGCAGCCCGCGCACCCGGCCCGCTGGAGCGGCTGGCTTCGTAGACGCCGGCGAACATTCGCTCTCCCCGCAGGCTACCGTAGATCAGGATGGCCTTCCGCTGCGCTGCTGACCCGCCAACGGGCGCGGCAACGCCGGGAATCACCGGTTGACGAACTCATCGTTCGCGCCCTGGACCCAGGTGTATCCAAATGTTGACACCAAGGGGGCGGCATGACACCGTGGGAGCATGCAGTCGGTCGCGCGTGTGGTCGCCGTGCTCCTTCTGCTCGGCGCGATGGCCTCGGCCTGGGCGGCGGAGCGCAGCGTGCTGGACGGTACGGTCGTCCGCGTAGTTGACGGCGACACGATCCACGTGAGGGTCGGCGACCGCGTTGAAAGGGTCCGCTATATCGGCGTCAACACCCCTGAACTGCATCACCCCACTAGAGGCGAGGAACCCGGAGGCCGGGAAGCTCTGGAGCTGAACCGACAGCTCGTCGCGGGCAAGCGCGTCCGCCTCGAGCTGGACATTCAAGAGCGCGACCGCTACGGCAGGCTCCTGGCCTACGTCTGGGTCGCCGACCTCATGGCGAACGCGGAGCTGGTGCGGCGAGGATACGCCCAGGTTATGACTGTGCCTCCGAACGTGCGGTACCAGGCGCTTTTCCTGAAACTGCAGCGGGACGCGCGCGAGGCCGGCCGCGGCCTGTGGCGCCGCGCATAGTCCACGGATCGCCCGGCAGGGCAAAACGCGATAGCGCAGAGGTTCACCGAACCCGCCCGGGAGGCTGTGGGAGCCCACCAGGCCGTCACGAGCCTGATCGTGGACGCGAACTGGGCGCACGCGATCCACGTGTGCCTCGAGGTGAAGAGTCGAAGCGCGGACCCGCCGCAGGAACTCAGCTGCGCCCCGCTCCGCTGCCGGTTCCGTGTCCGGGACGTGGGACGGGATTGTCGAGAGGAGGCAGATCCATGACGCTCGCGGGCCGGAAGGAAGAGATTCGGGTCCCTGGCATGCCGGAGCCGATCAGCCACTACACGCACGTGGTGAAGGTCGGGCCGCTGGTCTTCGTCTCGGGCTGCGTCGCCTCCGACGAGCAGGGACGGACCGTGGGCGGCAGCGACGTCGGTGCCCAGGCGCGCCAGGTCCACGAGAACCTGAAGCGGTGTCTGGCGGCGGCGGGCGCGACCTTCGCCGACGTCTGCAAGGTGAGCGTCTTCCTGAAGAACGTGGCCGATCGGGAGAAGGTGAACACGGTGAGGAAGGAGTACTTCGGCCCGAGCCGCCCGGCCAGTACCCTGGTGGAGATCTCGCGCCTGGTCCGCGACGACCTGCTCCTCGAGATCGAGGCCATCGCAGTCCTGCCGGGATAGCCGCGTCCGGCTCCCCTTCCGGGGTTGCTCGCCCGCCTGGTGTTGCCCGCCCTGGCGCCGCGTGCGCCGCGGGCTCAGAAGGTGAGCGCGGGGCCGTGGTGGAGCTGGTGAGACTGAGCCTCGCTCGCCGAAGGGAGCGCAGGCTCCATCACCTGCTCGGCGACGGGCGTGGCTCGCTGCCAGCCCCTGTGGGAGTCGAGCCAGAGGTCGAAGAGCGATAGCAGCAGCCCGACCGCGAGCACCCCGATCACGAGCGCCTTCATACTTCGCTACTCCATCCACACAGAACAACCGCTGGTCTCCGGCGATTTATTCCCGGCGCCGGCGTGTGAGGTGAGCGACACGCCAGAAGTGAAGCCGCCGGACAGGCCTACTTGTAGAGGTCTGGGGTGATCTTGTAGGAGAGGATCTTGCGGTAGAGGGTCTTGGGGTCGATGCGCAGAAGGGCCGCAGCCTTCCCGCGATGGCCGCCGACCTGCCGGAGCGTGGCGATGATGTGCTGGCGCTCGATTTCTTCCAGGCTCCCCGGCGAGGGCCCACGTCCCGGCTCCCCGCACCGGACCTCCGACGGCAGGTCGTCGGGCTGGATCTCGGCGCTCCTGGAGAGGATGGTCGCGCGCTCGATGGCGTGCTGGAGCTCCCGCACGTTGCCGGGCCAGTCGTAGGCCTCCAGACACCCCAGGGCCTTTGCCGAGAGTCGTTTCACCCCGTAGCCCGCGTTCTGCTGGAGGAAGTGCTCGGCCAAGAGCGCGATGTCCTCATTCCGCTCCCGGAGGGGTGGCAGCCAGAGCGTGATCGTGTTGATCCGGTAGTAGAGGTCCTGCCTGAACTGACCGGCCCTCATGGCCTCGCTCAGATCCCGGTTCGTGGCCGTGACGACCCGGGCGTCCACGGCTCGGGTCCGCGTCCCCCCGACCCGGAAAAAGCTCCCCGTCTCAAGGACCCGGAGAAGCTTGACCTGGCTGTCCGGCTCGAGCTCGCCGATCTCGTCCAGGAACAGGGTCCCGCCGTCCGCCAGCTCGATCAGTCCGGGTTTGGTCTCGACCGCGCCGGTGAACGCTCCCTTCTCGTGGCCGAACAGCTCGGACTCGAGCACCTCGCGCGGGAGCGCCCCGCAGTGGATCGGCGCAAACGCTTCCCGGGCGCGCGGAGACCGCTCGTGGATCGCCCGCGCGACGAGCTCCTTCCCCGTCCCGCTCTCGCCGAGGATCAGCACGGTCGAGTCCGTGGGCGCCACCCGCTCCACGAGCGCGAGCACATCCAGCATCTTCGGGCTCCGGGTCAGGATCCCGCCGAACCGCGCGCCCCCCGCCACGCGGGCGCGGAGCGCAATGTTCTCCCGGATCAGCCGGCCCTTCTCCGCAGCCTTTCGGATGAGGACGTCCAGCTCCTCGATCTTGGCGGGCTTCGTCAGGTAGTCGTAGGCACCCAGCTTCATCGCCTCGACGGCCGTGGAAACATCCTGAAACCCGGTCATCACGATGGCCTGGGGCGCTTCGGGGAAACGCTGCAGCTCCCGGAGCAGGTCGATCCCCTCCATCCGCGGCATCTTGATGTCGAGCAGGACCACGTCCGGGCTCGACTCCTTCAGCCGCTCCAGCGCCTCCATGCCATCGGCAGCCCCTTCGACCTCATGCCCCTTGCGCGTGAGCTCGCGCAACAGCAGCTCGCGCAGGTTCTTCTCGTCGTCGGCCACCAGGACCCTGAGCTTGCGGCTCACGGCTGGCTGCCCTCGGGCGCAAGGGGAAGAACCACACGGAACCGGGCGCCCTGCCCTGGCTGCGACGTGACCTCGATCCTGCCACCGTGATCGGCCACGAGCCCCTGAGCGATGGTGAGCCCGAGCCCGGTCCCCTGACCGGGGGGCTTCGTGGTGAAGAACGGGTCGAAGATGCGCGGCAGAAGCTGGGGGGCGATTCCGGCTCCGCGATCCTCGAACTCCACCTCGACCTCGCCGCCGGTGAGGCGCCGAGTTCTGAGCGTAAGGACCCCCGTTCCCTCCATCGCCTCCAGGCCATTGGCACCCAGTGTCAGGAACACCTGGCGGAGCTGCCCCTCGTTGGCGAGTACCGGGGGCAGGTCCGGATCCAGCTCGGTGACGAACCGCGCCCCGGAAAAGCGGGGCTGGTGACCGAGGAGCTCCAGCGCCTTGCTCGCGACGGCGTTCAGGTTCGTGGACGCGCGCCCGCTCCCAGGCTCGCGCACGAGCTGGAGCAAACTCCCGGTGATCTCCTTGCAGCGGTAGGCCTCCTCTTCGACGAGCGCCAGGTAGGACGGGAAATCCTGGAACGCCGCCAGGCCGGCGAGCTCCGGAGCACGGGCCCGCTCCTTCAGGGCTTCGGCGCAGCCGGCGATGGTGGCCAGGGGGTTGTTGAGCTCGTGGGCCACCCCTGCGGCGAGGCGGCCGGCGGTGGTGAGTCGCTCGTTGAGGAGCATCTGCCGGGCCAGCCGTTTCTGGAGCGTGATGTCCTCGACGATGAGCACGATGTGGGTCGCGGTTGCGCCGCGGCCACCGAGCGGCGCGGCGGTGAGCCGGAGGGTTTTGTCCTGACCGTCTCCCCTCAGCTCCACCTCCTCCTGGCTCACCTTCTTGAACTTGAGCACCCCTTCCAGAAACGCCTGGAACTCCGGGCGCTGGTCCTCGGGCATGAGGGAGAGGAACGCGCGGCCGCGCGTGGGTTCGCAGGGGAGGACGCCCGTCCCCACCGGGTTGACGGTCACCACGCTGAGCCGATCGTCAAGGACGTACAGGCCCAGCGGAAGCGCTTCCAGCACGACCTCGACGAAGCGCTTCTGCTCGTTCAGCTCCCGGGTCCGCTTGGCCACCATCGACTCAAGCTGCTCGCTGTAAGTCTTGATCGAGCTGTAGAGACGGGCGTGCTCGAGGGCGATGGCGGCCTGGTCCGCGAAGGCCGAGAGCAGGCGCTCCTCGTCCCCGGTGAAGCGGTGGACATCCCGCCGGAGCACGCTGAGGGCTCCCGTGGCCCGCCCCCCGACGAGGAGCGGGACCGTCAGCATCGAGCGGAGCCCATGCGCCCGCGGCAGGTCCGGGTAGCGCACGCGCGGATCGTTCCAGAGGTCCTCGCTCTGGACTGGCCCCCGTTCTTTCACCGCCAGCCCGGTGATCCCCTCGCCCACCTTGAGACGGATCCGCTGGACGATCTCGTCCGGCAGGTCCAGGCTCGCGCCCGAGCGAAGCTCCTCCGTTTCGGGATCCAGCGTCATGAGGCTACAGGACGCCGCCCCGAGGACCTCCCGGGCCTGCTCCAGGATCACGCGGATGGTCTCCTTCACCTCCAGGCTCCGGCTCACGGCCCGGCCAGCCTCGAGGAGGGCCTGGGTCTCGCGCGCTCGCCGCATGCTCTGCTCGAGGAGCCGCTCGTTCTGTACGGCGATGGCCGCCTTGTCGCCCAGGACCTTGAGCATCTCGTGCTGCTGGTTGGCGACGGTGTTGAGCGCCTCGCGCTGATGACGCCAGATCAGCTCCAGCGCTGAGCCCAGCTTCTCGAAGAAGCCCGGCGGAAGGCCGTCGCGACGAAGTCCTCGCGCGCCGCCACGGCCGATCAGAGCGAGCTGCCCGACCCGCCGGCGCCTTCCTCCGAGCGGCGCCTCCAGGAGCAGCGGTCGCTCGCGGCCCCGCCAGCCCGACGGCAGCTCCCGAGCGATGGCGAGGCGTCCGACGCGCCGGGCCAGCCGGTCCCGAAGCCACGCGTCGAGCGCCGGGGAGGCCCTGCGGCCTGCGGTGACCGTGCAGCGCGGGCCGTCCGCGGGGGAAAACACCACCCCCCCTGCCAGGGCACCGCTGAGGGTCACGAGGCGGCCGAGAACCCTGGTGATCCCGGCTTCCAGCGAGGGGGCGGCGATGAAGGTGGCCAGGAGCTCGGGAAAGAGGCTGCCATCCTTCATGGCGCTAATCTTATATCACGTCTCGCGCACCCCGCCCTGGATACCCCTGAGCTTCGGGTCGAGGAGATCGCGGAGGCCGTCGCCGAAGAGGTTCAGCCCCAGAATGGTCCCCATGATCGCCGCGCCGGGAAAGAGGGTCAGCCACGGCGCCTGCTGGAGGTAGAGCCGACCCTCGGCCAGGATGTTCCCCCAGGAGGGAATATACGGCGGCGCGCCGACGCCCAGGAAGGAGAGAGCCGCCTCGCCGAGGACCGCCGCCGCGAAGATGAAGGTCCCCTGGACGATGACGGGCGAGAGGCAGTTGGGCAGGATATGGCGCCAGAGAATCGTGAGGTCAGGGACGCCGAGGGCGCGGGCAGCCTCCACGTAGGGGGTCTCGCGAATCACGAGCACCGAGCCACGGACGATCCGCGCCACGCGCGGCGTGTAGACGACGCCCAGGGCCACGATGACGTTCAGCACGCTCGGCCCGAGCGAGGCCATCAGCGCGATCGCGAGGATGATGCCCGGGAAGGCCATCAGCCCGTCCATGATCCGCATGAGGACATCGTCCAGGGCGCGGTAGTAGCCGCCCAGGAGCCCGAACACGAGCCCCGCGGCAAAGGAGAGGATGACGACCGAGCCTCCCACGAGGATGGAGAGCCTCGCCCCGTACACCACCCGGCTCCAGACGTCCCGGCCGACGTCGTCGGTGCCGAACCAGTGGGCCGTGGTGGGCGCCGAGTGGCGGGCCTTCACGTCCAGGGCCATGGGGTCCCGGCGCGCCAGCGCCGGCGCCGAGAGGCCCGCGAACCCGACGATCAGCACCAGGAGGGCGCCCACCATGGCGATCTTCCGCCGGACCAGAAGCCTCAGCCGGAGCCAGCGCGGAGACCGCTCGGGCGCGGCGATCAACACGCGCTCGCGCACAATCTCGACCGTGGAATTCATTACCTCTCGGAGGGGGGCTCCGCCCCCCTTCCGAACCTCCCCCCGCAGGATTGCGCCGGCAAAGCCGCCGCTCGAAGGCTCATTGATAGCGGATCCTGGGGTCCAGGGCCAGGTAGGCCAGGTCCACCAGGAGGTTGATGAGCGTGTAGGCGACCGCGATCAGGAGGACCACACCCTGGATCACCGGGTAGTCCCGGCGGAGGACGGCGGAGATGATGAGCCGCCCGAGGCCCGGGATGTTGAAGACGGTCTCGATGACCACCGCGCCCCCGATCAGGATCGCGAACGTGATCCCAACCACGGTCAGGGTGGGGATGATGGCGTTCTTCAGCGCGTGCTTGTAGACGACCGCGCGCTCCGGCAGGCCCTTCGCGCGCCCGGCCAGGATGTAGTGCTCCCGGAGCACGTCGAGCATGCTGGAGCGGGTGATGCGGGCGATGAGCGCTGACTGGACGAGGCCGAGCGAGAGCGAGGGGAGGAGCAGCGAGCGCAGGTTGGCCCAGAGCCCAGACGCGAGCGGCACGTAGCCGGCCACCGGAAACCAGCCGAGCCAGACGCCGAAGACCAGGATCAGCAAGAGCCCGAGGAGGAAGTTCGGGACTGAGATGCCGAGGAGGGCCAGCAGCATGAACGACTGGTCCGCGACCGAGTTGTGGCGCCGCGCCGAGACGATCCCGGTGGGAACGCCGATCAGGATGGCGATGAGCGTAGCGAAGGTCGTCAGCAGGAGCGTCGGCTCGAGCCTGTCGGCGATGGCTTCGAGAACCGGGCGCCGGAGGAAGATGGAGTCGCCGAGATCGCCCCGGAGGAGGCGGCCGTACCAGCGGAGGAGCTGGACGGGGAGCGGCTCGTCCAGGCCGAGCTGGTGGTGAAGCTTGGCGATGTCGTCCGCGGTGGCGTAGGGGCCGGCGATGACGCTGGCGGGGTCGCCCGGGGCCAGGTGGACGAGGACGAAAGCCACCGTAGCTACCACCAGCATGACCGGGATGACCGCGAGGACCCGTCGGACCAGGTAGACTTTCACGGCTCAGGTATCGTCTTGTCGCAGGCGCACCCGGGAGACCCACGCGTTCGCGTGGGTACCCGGCCCCCCTCCGAGGGGACTACCTGGCGAGCCACGCGTTCCAGAAGAACAGCTCGGGCGTCGAGAGGAAGCCCCTCAGCTCCTTCCGCGCCACGTCCAGCGAGAAGGAATCGCCGAACTTGATCCGCCCCACGTCCTCGTAGAAGAGCATCTGGATCCGCTCGATCAGCGCTTTCTTCTTCTTCGGATCACTTTCCCTGACCGTTTCCGCGAGAAGCCGCTCCTTCTCTTCGTGGCACCACCATCCCGGCCAGTTGCACTGGATACTCGTGGCCAGCGCCGGGTCCGCCTGGAAGCTGAACCCGGTAGAAAAGACCTCGTACAGCTCCGGCTTGTTCCGGCGCTGGACCAGCGTCGCCCAGTCCACTACCTGGAGGTCGATCTTGAAGCCGGCCTCCTCCAGTTGTTGCTTCGCCACCAGGGCGTTCTTGTACATCCACTCGTACTCTTTGGTGGTGATCCAGCGAACGGGCTGGCCCGTGTAGGCGGCCTCCTTCAGGAGCTTCCGAGCCTTCTGCTTGTCCTTCTGGTTGTAGGCACTGACGGCCACCTGCGAATGCCAGACCGCCTGCTCGGGGTAGAAGAGGGCGCCGTCCAGCCGATAGAAGTCCTTATTGCCGACCCCGGCGACCATGATGGGCTCCATGTCCAGGGCGGCCTGGAAGGCCTGCCGGAGCTTCTTCGAGGTCATCAAGCCCTGCTTGTGGTTGAGCACCGCCGTGGCCCAGAAGGAGGGCTTCACGATCCGGGGCTCGAGGGCGGCGAGGTTCTTGATGCGTTCGTACTGGTCCTGCTTGATCTGCTGGCCGTAGTGGTACTCTCCGGTCTCCACCCCGGCCAGGCGTACCGCGACATCCGGAACCGGGATGAACAAGATCTCGTCAACGTAGGCCGTTCGCTTGCCCCCGTACCCCTCCGGCGGCTCGGCACGGGCCACGTAGTCCTTGAAGCGGGCCAGGCGGATGTGACGATCGGGCTTGTGTTCGACGAAGCGGAAGGGACCTGTTCCGACGAACTCTTTGAGCTGGCCGTCTCCGGCGGCGTCGATGACCCCTTTGGGATAGATAGCGGCGCCGTTGTTCGGGCGTCCCAAGCCGTACAGGAGCGAGCCGGAGGGCGCCTTCAAGTGGATGACGACCGTGGACGGGTCCTTGGCCTCCAACGCCTCGACATCCTTCCAGAGCAACTTGCCTGGGGTGGCCATCTTGCCCCAGCGCTGGAGCGACGCGACGACATCGGCGGCGGTCATCTCCTTGCCGTTGTGGAACTTCACCCCTTTGCGAAGGGTGATGGTGTAGCGTCGGCCGCCGTCGGCAATGGTGTGCCCCTCGGCGAGCATCGGGATCGGGTTGAAGTTCCGATCGTAGGTGTAGAGCCCCTCGTAGACGTGCCAGGTGATCTGCTGCGTGATGACCGCGGTGGTCCAGTGGAGGTCGAGCGACGGCGGCTCGCCGATCATGGCGGCCTTCAGCACGCCGCCGACCCGGGGTGTCTCCTGGGCCTGGCCTGGTACAGCGAGAAGAACGCTGAGGGCGAGTAGGACGAGCGCCTTCGTCTTCATCGCGTCGCTCCTTTCCGAGCCGCTCACGGGGGCGGCAGCACTCTGCCCGGGAGGCTCCCGGTGTGTTCGCCGCCTTTGACGACGATCCGGCCGTTGACCACGACGTGCTCGATCCCCGCGGGATACTGGTGGGGGGCCTCGTACGAGGCCCGATCGCTCACGCTGCGGTGGTCGAAAGCCACGAGGTCCGCCTTGGCTCCGACCCTAATCAGGCCTCGATCCGCGAGCCCGAGTTTTTTTGCGGGGAGCCCGGTCATCTTGTAGACCGCCTGCTCGAGCGTGAGCAGGCGCTCCTCCCGGGCGTAGCGCCCGAGGACCCGGGGGAACGTGCCGTAGCTCCGGGGATGCGGTTTCCCCTGAGCAAGGTCGCCGGAGGGCGCCAGCGCCGAGCCGTCGGAGCCGATCATCACGTGCGGGTGGGCGAGTACCCTTCGCACGTCGGCCTCGTCGAGCTGGAAGAGGATCATGGACGCTTTTCCACGCTCGGCCTCGATCAGCTCGAGCGCTACCTCCGGCGGGGGGACCTTTCGGGCTTCGGCGATCTCGGAGAGGCGCTTTCCCTCCGCGTCACGCCGGCTCGGCGCGTAAGCGATCATGATGCCGTCCCAGCCCACGTTGACGGCAAAGTCCTCGCGGCCGCCGCCCCCCCGCTCGATCTCGGCAGCGATGCGGGCGCGGGTCGTGGGGTCGGCGAGCCGCTTCAGCATCGCGTCGACGCCGCCCTCGAGCGCCCAGTCCGGGAGGAGGGTCCGGAGCGTCGTGCTCGAGGCGGTGTAGGGATAGACGTCCGCCGTGACGTCGAGCCCTTCAGCCCTCGCAGCGTCGATCAACGCGATGGCTTGCGCCACCTTCCCCCAGTGGAGGCGCCCCGCCGCCTTCAGGTGGCTCACCTCCACCGGCAGCTCGCCCTCACGACCGATCCGGATCGCCTCGGCGATTGCGTTGAGCAAACTGCTCCCCTCACCGCGGATGTGGCTCGCGTAGACACCCCGATGCTGGCCGGCCACGCGCGCCAGCTCGACGATCTCGCCGGTCTCGGCGAAGCAGCCCGGTGCGTAGATCAGCCCGGTCGAGAGGCCCCACGCCCCACCCTCCATGCTTTCCCCGACGAGGCGCTTCATCGCCGTAAGCTCACCGTCCGTGGGCGGCCGCCTGGCGAACCCCATCGCCGCGATCCGGAGCGTGCCGTGGCCGACGAGCTGGATGACGTTGACGGCGCACCCGTCTCGTCCGAAGCGGTCCAGGTACTCGCCGACCGAGCTCCAGGCGAAGTCCATCCCCGCGGGAAGATAGAGGGCGAACCCCTTCAGGTCCTCCGCGAACGCCGGATTCACCGGCGCCGGAGAAAACCCGCAGTTCCCGACCACCTCCGTGGTCACGCCCTGGCGGATCTTCGACTCGGCGCGCCGGTTCGCCCAGAGCCTCCAGTCGGAGTGGGAATGCATGTCGATGAAGCCCGGGGCCAGCGTGAGACCGTGGGCACGGAGCGTGAGGCCCGCGGGCTCACGCGAGAGGTCACCAACCGCGGCGATCGTCTCGTCCCGGACCCCGACGTCAGCCCTGAACCCGGGCGTCCCGGTTCCGTCGACGACGAACGCCCCTTCGAGCTTGAGGTCAAACACTCCTGCGCACCGTCTCCGGAGGCGCCGCGGTGAAGCCGAGCTGGGCCTCGCACCAGCGCGCGACGGCAAGGAGCCGCGGCTCGTCGAACGCCGCGGACACGAGCTGAACCGCCAGCGGAAGCCCGTCCATCGTGAGCCCGGAGGGAAGCGAGATCGCCGGGAGCCCCGCAAAGCTCCACGGCGCGCAGAACGCCGGGTCACCCGTGGAGTCGAGCCCCTTCGGCGCCGGCGCCCCCGCCACAGGCATCAGCAGCGCGTCAGCGCGCTCGAAGCTCGCGGCCATCTCGTCGCGGAAGCGCCGCCGGTGCTGCTGGGCGGCGACGTACTCCACGGCCGAGATCGTCGGCCCCGCCTCGATCAGCGCGCGGAGCTTCGGCCGGTACTGCGCGGCGTGGGTAGCGAACCGCGCCGCGTGGAACGCTGCCGCCTCCACCCGCACCACGCGCGCGCCGGCGTCGTGGATCCCCTCGAAGCTCGGCGGGAGCTTGATCTCCTCAACCGTGGCGCCGCCCCGGCCCAGGCTCTGGGCGACGCCTTCGAGGTGGGCG comes from the Candidatus Rokuibacteriota bacterium genome and includes:
- a CDS encoding type II toxin-antitoxin system VapC family toxin, with amino-acid sequence MAEILLDSDVIIAWLRGTVPIARLIPGLLGDGHILSWTPVSVAEIFAGARKGEERQLDNLFLVLETLVVSADIGKKAGYYLHLYSRSHGVELGDALIAATASVQEVPLWTLNRRHYPMRDLQFFSPSA
- a CDS encoding CopG family transcriptional regulator encodes the protein MARTLAALSRQRGKTVSELVRESVREKYMARKGIDKIALARQLSGIWAHRRDLKEVGGIVRRLRRGTRLARLRPG
- a CDS encoding thermonuclease family protein; its protein translation is MQSVARVVAVLLLLGAMASAWAAERSVLDGTVVRVVDGDTIHVRVGDRVERVRYIGVNTPELHHPTRGEEPGGREALELNRQLVAGKRVRLELDIQERDRYGRLLAYVWVADLMANAELVRRGYAQVMTVPPNVRYQALFLKLQRDAREAGRGLWRRA
- a CDS encoding RidA family protein, producing MTLAGRKEEIRVPGMPEPISHYTHVVKVGPLVFVSGCVASDEQGRTVGGSDVGAQARQVHENLKRCLAAAGATFADVCKVSVFLKNVADREKVNTVRKEYFGPSRPASTLVEISRLVRDDLLLEIEAIAVLPG
- a CDS encoding sigma-54-dependent Fis family transcriptional regulator, with product MSRKLRVLVADDEKNLRELLLRELTRKGHEVEGAADGMEALERLKESSPDVVLLDIKMPRMEGIDLLRELQRFPEAPQAIVMTGFQDVSTAVEAMKLGAYDYLTKPAKIEELDVLIRKAAEKGRLIRENIALRARVAGGARFGGILTRSPKMLDVLALVERVAPTDSTVLILGESGTGKELVARAIHERSPRAREAFAPIHCGALPREVLESELFGHEKGAFTGAVETKPGLIELADGGTLFLDEIGELEPDSQVKLLRVLETGSFFRVGGTRTRAVDARVVTATNRDLSEAMRAGQFRQDLYYRINTITLWLPPLRERNEDIALLAEHFLQQNAGYGVKRLSAKALGCLEAYDWPGNVRELQHAIERATILSRSAEIQPDDLPSEVRCGEPGRGPSPGSLEEIERQHIIATLRQVGGHRGKAAALLRIDPKTLYRKILSYKITPDLYK
- a CDS encoding GAF domain-containing protein codes for the protein MKDGSLFPELLATFIAAPSLEAGITRVLGRLVTLSGALAGGVVFSPADGPRCTVTAGRRASPALDAWLRDRLARRVGRLAIARELPSGWRGRERPLLLEAPLGGRRRRVGQLALIGRGGARGLRRDGLPPGFFEKLGSALELIWRHQREALNTVANQQHEMLKVLGDKAAIAVQNERLLEQSMRRARETQALLEAGRAVSRSLEVKETIRVILEQAREVLGAASCSLMTLDPETEELRSGASLDLPDEIVQRIRLKVGEGITGLAVKERGPVQSEDLWNDPRVRYPDLPRAHGLRSMLTVPLLVGGRATGALSVLRRDVHRFTGDEERLLSAFADQAAIALEHARLYSSIKTYSEQLESMVAKRTRELNEQKRFVEVVLEALPLGLYVLDDRLSVVTVNPVGTGVLPCEPTRGRAFLSLMPEDQRPEFQAFLEGVLKFKKVSQEEVELRGDGQDKTLRLTAAPLGGRGATATHIVLIVEDITLQKRLARQMLLNERLTTAGRLAAGVAHELNNPLATIAGCAEALKERARAPELAGLAAFQDFPSYLALVEEEAYRCKEITGSLLQLVREPGSGRASTNLNAVASKALELLGHQPRFSGARFVTELDPDLPPVLANEGQLRQVFLTLGANGLEAMEGTGVLTLRTRRLTGGEVEVEFEDRGAGIAPQLLPRIFDPFFTTKPPGQGTGLGLTIAQGLVADHGGRIEVTSQPGQGARFRVVLPLAPEGSQP
- a CDS encoding ABC transporter permease, which codes for MNSTVEIVRERVLIAAPERSPRWLRLRLLVRRKIAMVGALLVLIVGFAGLSAPALARRDPMALDVKARHSAPTTAHWFGTDDVGRDVWSRVVYGARLSILVGGSVVILSFAAGLVFGLLGGYYRALDDVLMRIMDGLMAFPGIILAIALMASLGPSVLNVIVALGVVYTPRVARIVRGSVLVIRETPYVEAARALGVPDLTILWRHILPNCLSPVIVQGTFIFAAAVLGEAALSFLGVGAPPYIPSWGNILAEGRLYLQQAPWLTLFPGAAIMGTILGLNLFGDGLRDLLDPKLRGIQGGVRET
- a CDS encoding ABC transporter permease, coding for MKVYLVRRVLAVIPVMLVVATVAFVLVHLAPGDPASVIAGPYATADDIAKLHHQLGLDEPLPVQLLRWYGRLLRGDLGDSIFLRRPVLEAIADRLEPTLLLTTFATLIAILIGVPTGIVSARRHNSVADQSFMLLALLGISVPNFLLGLLLILVFGVWLGWFPVAGYVPLASGLWANLRSLLLPSLSLGLVQSALIARITRSSMLDVLREHYILAGRAKGLPERAVVYKHALKNAIIPTLTVVGITFAILIGGAVVIETVFNIPGLGRLIISAVLRRDYPVIQGVVLLIAVAYTLINLLVDLAYLALDPRIRYQ